A window of the Pseudomonas sp. B21_DOA genome harbors these coding sequences:
- a CDS encoding S-type pyocin domain-containing protein, whose product MTASELAEREAAQGAYEDMLARQQVHEDRLGNQAIRQQHNLSGCVFVKSCKLPNGVINDANPSGFIPVGKISDYGTLSLLAGRERDSAGNIALKAIGATSLQASIGAFALGSSGSLSTSTAAASTTSLATGGVVAGGLLGLVALLWPSSLADSALYTEEQLQSLETARTRVRLHVEQQPDGTLKGYGYNTQTRSDWEMIPVVQFVKQGASYVADFGNGATLLWTPSVDSSRGSAIAPLESAPQVPHIWVFPPTEQADNVIVNPVYPPEYQDFILVFPADCGVRPLYVVLSRPALGGDIKYHRPTVTLPAFPDTYPVKSKSSVQGGGGKRSRWKDKKGRIYEWDSKTGAIELYNKQGKHLGEFNHETGEQIDPADPERWTPK is encoded by the coding sequence ATGACAGCCAGCGAACTTGCTGAGCGCGAGGCCGCACAGGGCGCTTATGAAGACATGCTGGCGCGGCAGCAGGTTCACGAAGATCGACTTGGCAATCAGGCCATACGACAACAGCACAATTTAAGTGGCTGTGTGTTTGTGAAAAGTTGCAAGCTGCCGAACGGCGTCATCAATGATGCCAATCCATCCGGATTTATACCGGTTGGGAAAATTTCGGATTATGGAACGCTGTCCTTGCTAGCGGGGCGTGAACGTGACTCCGCCGGGAATATTGCACTCAAGGCAATTGGCGCGACCAGTTTGCAAGCGTCGATCGGAGCTTTTGCTCTCGGCAGCTCTGGCAGTCTGAGCACTAGCACTGCCGCCGCAAGTACTACAAGCCTGGCCACCGGCGGTGTCGTCGCAGGCGGGTTGCTCGGATTGGTTGCGCTGCTGTGGCCATCGAGTCTCGCCGATAGCGCTCTCTACACAGAGGAGCAGCTACAGTCGCTTGAGACGGCTCGGACTCGGGTTCGATTGCATGTAGAACAGCAGCCCGACGGCACGTTGAAAGGATACGGATACAACACTCAAACGCGCAGCGACTGGGAAATGATTCCCGTCGTCCAGTTCGTCAAGCAAGGCGCCTCGTACGTCGCAGATTTTGGCAATGGGGCGACCCTGCTCTGGACTCCCTCAGTAGACTCGTCACGCGGATCGGCAATTGCGCCGCTGGAAAGTGCGCCGCAGGTTCCCCACATTTGGGTATTCCCGCCGACCGAGCAGGCGGACAACGTCATCGTCAATCCGGTTTACCCGCCTGAATACCAGGACTTTATTCTGGTCTTTCCGGCGGACTGCGGAGTACGCCCGCTATACGTTGTGCTTTCAAGACCTGCTCTTGGCGGTGACATCAAATATCACCGGCCTACCGTAACTCTCCCAGCATTCCCGGATACCTATCCCGTCAAATCCAAAAGCAGTGTTCAAGGTGGTGGCGGCAAGCGTAGCAGATGGAAAGACAAGAAAGGTCGAATCTATGAATGGGATAGCAAAACAGGGGCTATAGAACTCTATAACAAGCAAGGCAAACATCTAGGTGAGTTTAATCACGAAACGGGCGAGCAAATCGATCCTGCCGATCCCGAGCGATGGACTCCAAAGTGA
- a CDS encoding monovalent cation:proton antiporter-2 (CPA2) family protein: MPHEGNLLQAAVVFLFAAVLTVPLAKRLQLGAVLGYLFAGVIIGPSVLGLIGNPQSVAHISELGVVLLLFIIGLELSPRRLWVMRKSVFGVGLAQVLLTASVIGGLALSVFGQPLNSAIVLGLGLALSSTAFGLQSLAERKELTSPHGRLAFAILLFQDIAAIPLIALVPMLAGVDHHTSTADDIRHSLQVLGGIAVVVIGGRYLLRPVFRVVAKTGLPEVSTATALLVVIGTAWLMDLVGVSMALGAFLAGLLLADSEYRHELEAQIEPFKGLLLGLFFISVGMGANLSLLLSAPITVLGLTLLLIGLKLPLLFVVGRLAGGLNKISAIRLGIVLAAGGEFAFVVFKIGRDQGLFEPRLYDLLVLTITLSMALTPLLLLICARLVSPKVQPVEVPEKFREIDTEAPRVVIAGMGRMGQIVARILRAQNIKFVALDTSVETIELSRSFGGVPVFYGDPMRPEILHAAKVGEAEYFVIATDDPETNIKTAEVVHKLYPHMKIIARARNRQHVHRLVDVGAEAIRETYYSSLEMSRRTLVGLGLTQAQADARIKRFKHHDEQVLEAQHAVYDDAAKVLQTAQEARAELAKLFESDQLEEQARDS, translated from the coding sequence ATGCCCCATGAAGGCAATCTGTTGCAAGCCGCTGTCGTGTTTCTGTTCGCGGCGGTGCTCACCGTGCCTTTGGCCAAACGCCTGCAACTGGGCGCTGTGCTGGGTTATCTGTTTGCCGGGGTGATCATCGGCCCATCGGTGCTGGGACTGATCGGCAATCCGCAAAGCGTTGCGCATATTTCCGAACTCGGCGTGGTGTTGTTGCTGTTCATCATCGGCCTCGAGCTGTCGCCGCGGCGCTTGTGGGTGATGCGCAAATCGGTGTTCGGTGTCGGCCTGGCGCAGGTGCTGCTGACCGCGTCCGTGATCGGCGGGCTGGCGCTGTCGGTGTTCGGCCAGCCGCTGAACAGTGCGATCGTGCTGGGCCTCGGTCTGGCGCTTTCATCTACCGCGTTTGGCCTGCAGAGCCTCGCCGAACGCAAGGAACTGACCAGCCCCCACGGGCGTCTGGCGTTTGCGATTCTGCTGTTCCAGGACATCGCCGCGATTCCATTGATCGCCCTGGTGCCGATGCTCGCTGGCGTTGATCACCACACCAGCACCGCCGACGATATTCGGCACAGCCTGCAGGTGCTCGGCGGCATTGCCGTGGTGGTGATCGGCGGGCGATATCTGCTGCGTCCGGTGTTCCGCGTGGTGGCGAAAACCGGTCTGCCCGAGGTATCTACTGCCACTGCGCTGCTGGTGGTGATCGGCACGGCGTGGCTGATGGATCTGGTCGGTGTGTCGATGGCGTTGGGTGCGTTTCTTGCCGGCCTGCTGCTGGCGGATTCGGAATATCGCCATGAACTGGAAGCGCAGATCGAACCGTTCAAAGGCCTGCTGCTCGGGCTGTTTTTCATCAGCGTCGGCATGGGCGCCAATCTCAGCCTGTTGTTGAGCGCGCCGATCACCGTGTTGGGCCTGACCCTGCTGCTGATCGGCCTGAAATTGCCGCTGCTGTTCGTGGTCGGGCGCCTGGCGGGAGGATTGAACAAGATCAGCGCAATCCGCCTCGGCATCGTCCTCGCTGCCGGCGGTGAGTTTGCCTTCGTGGTATTCAAGATCGGTCGCGACCAAGGCCTGTTCGAGCCGCGTCTCTACGACTTGCTGGTGCTGACCATCACCCTGTCGATGGCGCTGACGCCGTTGTTGCTGTTGATCTGCGCACGGCTGGTCAGCCCCAAAGTGCAGCCGGTGGAAGTGCCGGAGAAATTCCGCGAAATCGACACCGAAGCGCCGCGCGTGGTGATTGCCGGCATGGGCCGGATGGGCCAGATCGTGGCGCGGATTCTGCGCGCGCAGAACATCAAGTTCGTTGCGCTGGACACCTCGGTGGAAACCATCGAACTGTCGCGCAGCTTCGGCGGTGTGCCGGTGTTCTATGGCGACCCGATGCGCCCGGAAATCCTTCACGCGGCAAAGGTTGGCGAAGCGGAGTATTTCGTCATTGCCACGGACGATCCGGAGACCAACATCAAGACTGCCGAAGTGGTGCACAAGCTCTATCCGCACATGAAAATCATCGCCCGCGCGCGTAACCGTCAGCACGTGCATCGCCTGGTTGATGTCGGCGCGGAAGCGATTCGTGAGACCTATTATTCGAGCCTGGAAATGAGCCGGCGCACGCTGGTCGGCCTCGGGCTGACCCAGGCCCAGGCCGATGCGCGCATCAAGCGTTTCAAGCATCACGACGAACAGGTACTGGAGGCGCAACACGCCGTTTACGACGACGCCGCCAAAGTCCTGCAGACCGCCCAGGAAGCCCGGGCGGAACTGGCGAAGTTGTTTGAATCGGATCAACTGGAAGAGCAAGCGCGCGACAGCTGA
- the ftrA gene encoding transcriptional regulator FtrA, translating into MPTQPNLVAILAYDRLCTFEFGIAVEIFGLARPEFDFPWYEHAIAAVDKGPMRAMGGIQVLADGGLELLAAARTIVIPGWRDRNAPVPPALIDALRQAHARGARLLSICSGVFVLAASGLLDGRRASTHWRYTGELAQRFPAIEVDPDVLYVDAGQVITSAGSAAGIDACLHLVTRDFGTQVANAVARRLVMSPQRTGGQAQFIPTPVSATPRNDLSRVMQWARERLHEPLEVRDLASEAAMSERTFLRRFTEASGQSPKAWLQHERLARARELLESTHQHTEQIAQRCGYRSVESFRVAFRSVVGVPPSVYRERFGR; encoded by the coding sequence ATGCCCACACAGCCCAATCTGGTTGCCATTCTCGCCTACGATCGCCTCTGCACGTTTGAGTTCGGCATCGCCGTGGAGATCTTCGGCCTGGCGCGGCCAGAGTTCGACTTCCCTTGGTACGAACATGCGATTGCCGCGGTCGATAAAGGCCCGATGCGCGCTATGGGCGGGATTCAGGTGCTGGCCGATGGTGGCCTGGAACTGCTCGCCGCAGCGCGGACCATCGTCATTCCGGGCTGGCGCGACCGCAACGCCCCGGTACCGCCTGCGCTGATCGACGCGTTGCGTCAGGCCCATGCGCGTGGCGCGCGGTTGCTGTCGATCTGCTCGGGCGTGTTCGTGCTCGCCGCCAGCGGCCTGCTCGACGGCCGCCGCGCCAGCACGCACTGGCGCTACACCGGTGAACTGGCGCAACGCTTCCCGGCGATCGAGGTCGATCCGGACGTGCTCTACGTCGACGCCGGTCAGGTGATCACCTCCGCCGGCAGCGCAGCCGGCATCGACGCCTGCCTGCACCTCGTGACGCGTGACTTCGGAACCCAGGTCGCCAACGCTGTTGCGAGACGCCTGGTCATGTCGCCACAACGCACCGGCGGCCAGGCACAATTCATTCCCACCCCGGTCAGCGCGACGCCGCGCAACGACCTGTCGCGCGTCATGCAATGGGCCCGCGAACGCCTGCACGAACCGCTGGAAGTCCGCGATCTGGCCAGTGAAGCGGCGATGAGCGAGCGCACGTTTTTGCGGCGCTTCACCGAAGCCAGCGGGCAATCGCCCAAGGCGTGGCTGCAACATGAACGGCTGGCGCGAGCACGGGAGTTACTGGAAAGCACCCACCAGCACACCGAGCAGATCGCCCAACGCTGCGGCTATCGTTCGGTGGAAAGTTTTCGTGTGGCGTTTCGCAGCGTGGTGGGCGTACCGCCGTCGGTTTATCGGGAGCGGTTTGGGCGGTAA
- a CDS encoding RcnB family protein — translation MNSKTLIASLALVAGIAGITPIVQAAQTSSDPSVQSPTSDRQLKVNDRAPEMYQREDKALKNWKAKGLKAPIEQAQWVQINDKYVMVMITNGTIVEMQPVEK, via the coding sequence ATGAACAGCAAAACCCTAATCGCCAGCCTGGCCCTTGTTGCGGGCATTGCCGGGATCACGCCCATTGTTCAAGCGGCGCAAACCTCCAGCGACCCCTCTGTGCAATCGCCGACCAGCGATCGCCAGCTGAAGGTCAACGACCGCGCGCCGGAAATGTACCAGCGCGAAGACAAGGCGCTGAAGAACTGGAAAGCCAAAGGTCTGAAAGCACCGATCGAGCAGGCGCAGTGGGTGCAGATCAATGACAAGTACGTGATGGTGATGATCACCAATGGCACGATTGTCGAGATGCAGCCGGTCGAGAAATAG
- a CDS encoding substrate-binding domain-containing protein, with amino-acid sequence MKKLFTVTALLAGLAFNFAAQAEELSVMTSGGFTAAYKILGPKFAAATGNTLTTSLGPSMGKAPEAIPNRLARGEHADVVIMVGYALDELIKQGKVDPASRVELADSRIGMVVREGAAKPDISNVDGLKKTLLDAQSVAYSDSASGVYIEQQLFKKLGIEDQLKPKAKMIARIPVGSVVATGDYQLGFQQVSELLPVPGVSFVAKIPESVQSVTRFAAGIPVKAEHPEEAKALLAYLAAPAAQADVQATGLDSVKR; translated from the coding sequence ATGAAAAAACTCTTTACTGTCACTGCCCTGCTCGCCGGTCTCGCCTTCAACTTCGCGGCTCAGGCCGAAGAACTCAGCGTGATGACCTCGGGTGGCTTCACTGCCGCTTATAAGATCCTCGGGCCGAAATTCGCTGCCGCCACCGGTAACACCCTGACCACCAGCCTCGGCCCGTCGATGGGCAAGGCGCCGGAAGCAATTCCCAATCGTCTGGCGCGCGGTGAGCACGCCGACGTGGTGATCATGGTCGGCTACGCCCTCGATGAGCTGATCAAACAAGGCAAAGTCGACCCGGCCTCCCGCGTTGAACTGGCGGATTCGCGGATCGGCATGGTGGTGCGTGAGGGCGCGGCGAAACCGGACATCAGCAATGTCGATGGTCTGAAGAAAACCCTGCTTGATGCGCAGTCGGTGGCCTACTCCGACAGCGCCAGCGGCGTGTACATCGAGCAGCAGCTGTTCAAGAAACTCGGTATCGAAGACCAGCTGAAACCGAAGGCGAAAATGATCGCCAGGATCCCGGTCGGCTCGGTGGTTGCCACTGGCGACTATCAGTTGGGCTTCCAGCAGGTCAGCGAATTGCTGCCGGTGCCGGGCGTGAGTTTCGTCGCGAAGATTCCGGAATCGGTACAGTCGGTGACGCGTTTTGCCGCTGGCATTCCGGTCAAGGCCGAGCATCCGGAAGAAGCCAAGGCCCTGCTCGCTTACCTCGCTGCACCGGCCGCTCAGGCTGACGTGCAGGCCACCGGGCTGGATTCGGTCAAGCGCTGA
- a CDS encoding rhodanese-like domain-containing protein encodes MTSLVREIPAAPSAVALMHFSNRLTFETDCSDVFSSHEAGEVDFVLVDVRGPLAFDRGHVPGAINIPTRLLTAERLADYSKNTLFVVYCAGPHCNGANKAAVKFAALGYPVKEMIGGVTGWLDEGFNLNAAAVANTPIACEC; translated from the coding sequence ATGACCAGCCTGGTTCGCGAAATTCCCGCCGCGCCTTCGGCGGTTGCCCTGATGCATTTCAGCAATCGTCTGACCTTCGAAACCGATTGTTCCGACGTGTTCAGTAGCCACGAGGCCGGGGAGGTCGATTTTGTTCTGGTGGATGTGCGCGGCCCGTTGGCGTTCGACCGCGGCCATGTGCCCGGTGCGATCAATATCCCGACCCGCTTGCTCACGGCAGAGCGCTTGGCCGATTACTCGAAAAACACTTTGTTCGTGGTCTATTGCGCCGGGCCGCATTGCAACGGCGCGAACAAGGCTGCGGTGAAATTTGCCGCGTTGGGCTATCCAGTCAAAGAGATGATCGGCGGCGTCACCGGATGGCTGGATGAAGGTTTCAACCTCAACGCGGCGGCGGTCGCCAACACACCCATCGCCTGCGAATGCTGA
- a CDS encoding FKBP-type peptidyl-prolyl cis-trans isomerase: protein MTDELQIIDLQPGDGKAAVKGALITTQYTGWLEDGTEFDSSWSRGKPFQCVIGTGRVIKGWDQGLMGMQVGGKRKLLVPAHLGYGERTMGKIPPNSNLVFEIELLEVLTRGIDV, encoded by the coding sequence ATGACAGACGAACTGCAAATCATCGACCTGCAACCGGGCGACGGCAAAGCCGCGGTGAAGGGCGCGCTGATTACCACCCAATACACCGGTTGGCTGGAAGACGGCACTGAATTCGACTCGTCCTGGAGCCGGGGCAAACCGTTTCAGTGCGTAATCGGCACTGGGCGCGTGATCAAAGGCTGGGATCAGGGGCTGATGGGCATGCAGGTCGGCGGCAAACGCAAATTGCTGGTACCGGCGCATCTGGGGTACGGCGAGCGGACCATGGGCAAGATTCCGCCGAATTCGAATCTGGTGTTTGAGATTGAGTTGTTGGAGGTTTTGACGCGAGGGATTGACGTCTGA
- a CDS encoding M4 family metallopeptidase, translating to MTDSRLLRSFIPPYILNRIIAHGSEPQRSAAMQTLNHVRSLLPNPGRPSQPPARAILPEATKPGLARRSVHDAQNKMLLPGMPVRLEGQPASGDPAVDEAYDALGASYDFFWKVLGRDSIDNQGFALIGSVHYGQGYENAFWNGAQMVFGDGDGEIFQRFTRSLDVIGHELAHGVTESEAGLIYANQSGALNESLSDVFGVLTKQYTLGQTAEQADWLIGADLLMPKIQGKGLRSMSHPGTAYDDPLLGKDPQPDHMRKFVITSEDNGGVHINSGIPNRAFYLTARAFGGFAWEKAGRIWYDTLCDNRLSQEATFDAFAKLTIDHAGQRFGAEAAGSVQQAWAQVGIE from the coding sequence ATGACCGACTCTCGATTGCTGCGCAGTTTCATCCCGCCCTACATCCTCAACCGAATCATTGCTCACGGTTCGGAGCCGCAGCGCAGCGCCGCGATGCAGACGCTCAACCACGTGCGCAGTCTGCTGCCCAATCCCGGCCGCCCTTCGCAGCCGCCGGCGCGCGCGATTCTGCCGGAGGCGACCAAGCCTGGCCTGGCCCGGCGCAGCGTGCATGATGCGCAGAACAAAATGCTCTTGCCGGGCATGCCGGTGCGTCTCGAGGGCCAGCCGGCGTCGGGCGATCCGGCGGTCGATGAGGCTTACGATGCGCTGGGCGCCAGCTATGATTTCTTCTGGAAAGTGCTCGGTCGCGACTCGATCGACAATCAAGGTTTCGCGCTGATCGGCAGCGTGCATTACGGCCAGGGCTACGAGAACGCATTCTGGAACGGTGCGCAGATGGTCTTCGGTGACGGCGATGGCGAAATCTTCCAGCGCTTCACCCGCTCGCTCGACGTCATCGGCCATGAACTGGCCCACGGCGTCACCGAAAGCGAAGCCGGGCTGATTTATGCCAACCAGTCCGGCGCGTTGAACGAGTCGCTGTCAGACGTGTTCGGTGTCTTGACCAAGCAATACACCCTCGGTCAAACCGCCGAGCAGGCCGACTGGTTGATCGGCGCCGACCTGCTGATGCCTAAGATCCAGGGCAAGGGCCTGCGCTCGATGTCGCACCCCGGCACGGCGTATGACGACCCGCTGCTGGGCAAGGACCCGCAGCCGGACCATATGCGCAAGTTCGTCATCACCAGCGAAGACAATGGTGGCGTGCACATCAACTCCGGGATTCCCAACCGCGCGTTTTATCTGACGGCCCGCGCGTTTGGTGGATTTGCCTGGGAAAAAGCCGGACGCATCTGGTACGACACACTATGCGACAACCGCTTGAGCCAAGAGGCAACGTTCGACGCGTTTGCAAAATTGACCATCGACCACGCTGGTCAGCGCTTCGGCGCCGAAGCAGCCGGCTCAGTGCAGCAAGCCTGGGCACAGGTCGGCATCGAATAA
- a CDS encoding MFS transporter: MTASIPTNGSRAGAIFRVTSGNFLEQFDFFLFGFYATQIAAVFFPASSEFASLMMTFAVFGAGFLMRPLGAIVLGAYIDDVGRRKGLIVTLSIMASGTILIVLVPGYETIGLFAPALVLIGRLLQGFSAGAELGGVSVYLSEIATPGRKGFFTAWQSASQQVAIIVAAALGYGLNQWMEPQAVAAWGWRIPFFVGCMIVPFIFFLRRNLAETEEFAARKHRPSMREVFRTLGQNWGVVLGGMLMVALTTTAFYLITVYAPTFGKTVLHLSTSDALLVTLLVGVSNFFWLPIGGALSDRIGRRPVLIGMALLALATTYPALSFLVQAPSFTNMLLSLLWLSFIYGLYNGAMIPALTEIMPVEVRVAGFSLAYSLATAIFGGFTPAMSTFLIQYTGDKAAPGYWMSIGALCALCATLYLYRRAGGRLQPVAA, encoded by the coding sequence ATGACAGCCTCAATCCCTACCAACGGCTCGCGGGCCGGTGCCATCTTCCGGGTGACCTCGGGCAACTTCCTCGAACAGTTCGACTTCTTTCTGTTCGGCTTTTACGCCACGCAGATTGCGGCGGTGTTCTTCCCGGCGAGCAGCGAGTTCGCCTCCCTGATGATGACGTTCGCGGTGTTTGGCGCAGGCTTCCTGATGCGTCCGCTCGGCGCCATTGTGCTCGGTGCATACATCGATGATGTCGGCCGGCGCAAAGGTCTGATTGTCACCCTGTCGATCATGGCCAGCGGCACGATATTGATTGTGCTGGTGCCCGGATATGAAACCATTGGCCTGTTCGCCCCGGCGCTGGTGCTGATCGGGCGACTGCTGCAAGGCTTCTCCGCCGGCGCGGAACTCGGTGGTGTTTCGGTGTACCTGTCCGAAATCGCTACGCCGGGCCGCAAAGGCTTTTTCACTGCTTGGCAGTCGGCCAGTCAGCAAGTGGCGATCATCGTTGCTGCCGCGCTGGGCTACGGTCTGAACCAGTGGATGGAGCCGCAAGCCGTGGCTGCGTGGGGCTGGCGCATTCCGTTTTTCGTCGGCTGCATGATCGTCCCGTTCATCTTCTTCCTGCGTCGTAATCTGGCGGAAACCGAAGAGTTCGCCGCGCGCAAACACCGTCCGAGCATGCGCGAAGTGTTCCGCACCCTCGGCCAGAACTGGGGCGTGGTACTTGGCGGGATGCTGATGGTCGCGCTGACCACCACCGCGTTCTACCTGATCACCGTGTACGCGCCGACCTTCGGTAAAACCGTGCTGCACCTGAGCACTTCCGACGCGCTGCTGGTGACGCTGCTGGTGGGTGTTTCGAACTTCTTCTGGCTGCCGATTGGCGGTGCGTTGTCCGACCGTATCGGCCGTCGTCCGGTACTGATCGGCATGGCCTTGCTGGCGCTGGCCACGACTTATCCGGCGCTGTCGTTCCTGGTGCAGGCGCCGAGCTTCACCAACATGCTGCTGTCGCTGCTGTGGCTGTCGTTCATCTACGGCTTGTACAACGGCGCGATGATTCCGGCGCTGACCGAAATCATGCCGGTGGAAGTGCGCGTCGCCGGCTTCTCCCTGGCCTACAGCCTGGCCACGGCGATCTTCGGCGGTTTCACCCCGGCGATGTCGACCTTCCTGATCCAGTACACCGGCGACAAAGCCGCGCCAGGTTACTGGATGAGCATCGGTGCCCTGTGCGCGCTGTGCGCCACGCTTTATCTGTACCGCCGTGCCGGTGGTCGTCTGCAACCTGTCGCGGCCTGA
- a CDS encoding LysR family transcriptional regulator has translation MAINFDLNDLQAFRAVVEQGSFRKAAETVRLSQPALSRRIEKLEDALGVKLFERTTRKVSLTQAGRGFMPSVERLLDDLDIALLGISEVASTRLGHVTVACVPSAAYYFMPRVVARYHQQFPRIKVKVLDSSAHDVLSAVVNGEADFGLSFLGTQDAKVEFEPLVQECYVVACRRDHPLAGRSSVSWDEFYQQDYIALDKTSGNRFLLDQALGGVVPQRQSICETRHVTTMIGLVEAGLGVAAVPLMAMPGPDHPILTRVPLIEPQVVRSVGIIKRRDRTLTPAALELERLVVEMRVQPPTLSA, from the coding sequence ATGGCCATCAACTTCGACCTCAACGACCTGCAAGCCTTTCGTGCGGTGGTCGAGCAGGGCAGTTTTCGCAAGGCTGCCGAGACCGTGCGCCTGTCGCAACCGGCGCTGAGCCGGCGCATCGAAAAGCTTGAAGATGCCCTCGGCGTGAAACTGTTCGAGCGCACCACGCGCAAGGTCAGCCTGACCCAGGCCGGGCGCGGCTTCATGCCCAGCGTCGAGCGCTTGCTGGATGATCTCGACATTGCCTTGCTCGGCATCAGCGAAGTCGCCTCGACGCGTCTGGGCCATGTCACCGTCGCCTGCGTGCCGTCGGCGGCGTACTACTTCATGCCCCGCGTGGTCGCGCGCTATCATCAGCAGTTTCCACGGATCAAGGTCAAAGTCCTCGATTCCAGCGCCCACGATGTGTTGAGTGCGGTGGTCAATGGCGAGGCGGATTTCGGTTTGAGTTTTCTCGGCACGCAGGATGCCAAAGTCGAGTTCGAACCGCTTGTGCAGGAGTGCTACGTTGTCGCCTGTCGTCGCGATCATCCGCTGGCCGGGCGCAGCAGCGTCAGCTGGGACGAGTTCTATCAGCAGGATTACATCGCGCTGGACAAGACTTCGGGCAATCGCTTTCTGCTTGATCAGGCCTTGGGCGGGGTAGTGCCGCAGCGGCAGAGCATCTGCGAGACGCGGCATGTGACGACGATGATCGGGCTGGTGGAGGCGGGCTTGGGCGTGGCGGCGGTGCCGTTGATGGCGATGCCTGGGCCGGATCATCCGATCCTGACGCGGGTGCCACTGATTGAGCCGCAAGTGGTGCGCAGTGTCGGCATCATCAAGCGCCGGGATCGCACGTTGACCCCGGCGGCACTGGAACTGGAGCGGCTGGTCGTGGAAATGCGCGTCCAGCCGCCAACGCTCAGCGCTTGA